In one window of Gossypium hirsutum isolate 1008001.06 chromosome A01, Gossypium_hirsutum_v2.1, whole genome shotgun sequence DNA:
- the LOC107939671 gene encoding isoleucine--tRNA ligase, cytoplasmic isoform X1, whose amino-acid sequence MEEVCEGKDFSFPSQEEHILSYWSQIDAFKGQLARTQNLPEYIFYDGPPFATGLPHYGHILAGTIKDIVTRFQSMTGHHVTRRFGWDCHGLPVENEIDRKLGIKRRDQILEMGIDKYNEECRSIVTRYVEEWETIITRTGRWIDFKNDYKTMDLKFMESVWWVFAQLYQKGLIYKGFKVMPYSTGCKTPLSNFEAGENYKLVPDPEIMVAFPIVGDPDNAAFVAWTTTPWTLPSNLALCVNANFVYVKVRNKYSGKIYVVAESRLSELPTEKPKPNAANGPSGDSKKSKSKGSSGEKTKDSAADSFEVLEKFSGASLVGKKYEPLFNYFLEFSDAAFRVIADNYVTDDSGTGIVHCAPAFGEDDYRVCIGNQIINKGENLIVAVDDDGCFTGKITDFSGCYVKDADKDIIEALKAKGRLVKQGTFTHSYPFCWRSDTPLIYRAVPSWFVRVEQLKEQLLDNNKQTYWVPDYVKDKRFHNWLENARDWAISRSRFWGTPIPVWISEDGEEVIVMDSVEKLERLSGAKVFDLHRHNIDHITVPSSRGPEFGVLRRIDDVFDCWFESGSMPYAYIHYPFENVELFEKNFPGHFVAEGLDQTRGWFYTLMVLSTALFGKPAFRNLICNGLVLAEDGKKMSKRLKNYPSPMEVINDYGADALRLYLINSPVVRAETLRFKKDGVFGVVKDVFLPWYNAYRFLVQNAKRLEYEGSAPFVPIAVAVIQKSSNVLDQWINSATQSLVHFVREEMDAYRLYTVVPYLLKFLDNLTNIYVRFNRKRLKGRTGEEDCRMALSTLYNVLLTSCKVMAPFTPFFTEVLYQNMRKICDGAEESIHYCSFPQEEGKRGERIEESVARMMKIIDLARNIRERHNKPLKTPLREMVVVHPDEDFLGDIVGKLREYVLEELNIRSLVTCKDTLKYASIRAEPDFSVLGKRLGKAMGAVAKEIKAMSQEDILALTKAGEVTIATHCLKLTEIKLVREFKHPDGMTDKEMDASGDGDVLVVLDIRPDESLFEAGVAREVVNRIQKSRKKAGLEPTDMVEVYFESLDEDKSVIQQVLNSQENYIKDAIGSPLLSSDIMPLHAVVLSEEIFHGIYNMSFKISLVRPALVFKANSILALYSGNSKFAQGLQIYLLSRDHSCLKSEFQLGRGKIKVDCIENLPAVEVKLGEHVFLTVGDYYLTERKSH is encoded by the exons ATGGAGGAGGTGTGCGAGGGAAAGGACTTCTCCTTCCCTTCCCAAGAGGAGCACATACTATCTTACTGGTCCCAAATAGATGCCTTCAAGGGTCAGCTGGCTCGCACCCAAAACTTGCCTGAATACATCTTTTATGACGGTCCACCCTTCGCCACCGGTCTCCCTCATTATGGCCACATCCTCGCTGGCACCATTAAAGATATTGTCACTCGCTTCCAGTCTATGACTGGACATCATGTCACCCGCCGTTTTGGTTGGGACTGCCATGGTCTCCCCGTAGAGAACGAAATCGACCGCAAGCTCGGAATTAAGCGCCGCGATCAAATTCTCGAGATGGGTATCGATAAGTACAATGAGGAATGCAGGAGTATAGTCACTAGGTATGTCGAGGAGTGGGAGACTATCATTACCAGGACTGGGCGTTGGATCGAtttcaaaaatgattataagaccATGGACTTGAAGTTTATGGAGTCCGTGTGGTGGGTTTTTGCCCAGCTTTACCAAAAGGGACTTATCTATAAAGGATTTAAG GTCATGCCTTATAGTACTGGGTGCAAGACCCCGTTATCTAATTTTGAAGCTGGTGAGAACTACAAG CTTGTGCCTGATCCTGAAATAATGGTGGCTTTCCCCATAGTTGGTGATCCAGATAACGCTGCTTTCGTGGCTTGGACAACAACACCATGGACCCTTCCTAGTAATCTTGCACTTTGTGTCAACGCAAATTTTGTCTATGTAAAG GTTCGCAATAAGTACTCTGGAAAAATCTATGTGGTTGCTGAGTCAAGGTTGTCTGAACTTCCAACTGAGAAACCAAAGCCAAATGCTGCTAATGGGCCTTCTGGTGATTCCAAGAAATCTAAGAGCAAAGGATCTTCTGGCGAAAAGACTAAAGATTCTGCGGCAGATTCCTTTgaagttttagaaaaattttctggGGCTTCACTAGTGGGGAAAAA GTATGAACCATTGTTCAACTACTTCTTGGAGTTCTCGGATGCCGCTTTTAGGGTGATTGCTGACAATTATGTGACAGATGACAGTGGTACTGGAATTGTACACTGTGCTCCTGCATTTGGTGAAGACGATTACCGAGTTTGCATTGGGAATCAAATAATCAATAAG GGTGAGAATCTGATTGTGgcagttgatgatgatggttgCTTTACTGGGAAAATTACTGATTTTAGTGGATGCTATGTTAAGGATGCTGATAAGGATATTATTGAAGCATTGAAG GCAAAAGGCAGGCTTGTTAAGCAGGGAACCTTTACACATTCTTATCCATTTTGTTGGAGATCTGATACTCCTCTTATTTATAGAGCTGTTCCAAGCTG GTTTGTGCGGGTGGAACAACTGAAAGAGCAATTATTAGATAACAACAAACAGACCTACTGGGTACCTGATTATGTGAAG GATAAACGTTTTCACAATTGGCTGGAAAATGCAAGAGACTGGGCTATTAGTCGAAGTAGATTTTGGGGCACTCCCATTCCTGTGTGGATTAGTGAAGATGGTGAGGAAGTAATAGTCATGGATTCTGTTGAAAAACTCGAAAGGCTTTCCGGTGCTAAG gTCTTTGATCTCCATCGGCACAATATTGATCATATCACTGTACCTTCTAGCCGTGGTCCAGAATTTGGTGTGCTACGACGTATAGATGAT GTATTTGATTGTTGGTTTGAGAGTGGATCAATGCCTTATGCTTACATCCATTATCCATTTGAGAATGTTGAactttttgagaaaaattttcccGGGCATTTTGTGGCTGAGGGATTAGATCAAACTCGTGGATG GTTTTACACTCTTATGGTGTTGTCAACTGCATTATTTGGGAAACCTGCATTTAGAAATCTCATTTGCAATGGGCTTGTGCTTGCTGAAGATGGAAAGAAGATGAGTAAAAGATTGAAAAATTATCCTTCACCCATGGAAGTCATTAATGACTATGGGGCT GATGCTTTACGATTGTACCTTATAAACTCCCCAGTTGTTCGGGCTGAGACCTTACGCTTTAAAAAAGATGGAGTCTTTGGTGTT GTCAAAGATGTCTTTCTCCCATGGTATAATGCGTATAGGTTCCTTGTTCAGAATGCTAAAAGACTCGAGTATGAGGGTTCTGCCCCATTTGTTCCTATTGCTGTCGCTGTTATTCAGAAGTCATCTAATGTGCTTGACCAATGGATAAACTCTGCAACTCAAAGTCTTGTTCATTTTGTTCGAGAGGAAATGGATGCATATCGACTTTATACG GTGGTGCCATATCTATTGAAGTTTCTTGACAACCTCACAAATATATATGTGAGATTCAACCGTAAGAGACTCAAAGGCCGTACTGGAGAGGAAGACTGCCGGATGGCACTCTCTACTCTTTATAAT GTGCTTCTGACTTCATGTAAGGTTATGGCCCCCTTTACACCATTCTTCACTGAGGTTCTTTATCAAAACATGCGAAAAATCTGTGATGGAGCAGAGGAAAGCATCCATTATTGTAGTTTCCCTCAAGAAGAAGGAAAG AGGGGGGAGCGAATTGAAGAAAGTGTGGCTAGAATGATGAAGATAATTGACCTTGCCCGCAACATTCGCGAGCGTCACAACAAGCCTCTCAAAACACCTCTGAG GGAGATGGTAGTTGTTCATCCGGATGAGGACTTTCTTGGTGACATAGTTGGCAAATTAAGAGAG TATGTACTGGAGGAGCTGAATATAAGGTCTCTTGTTACATGTAAGGACACTTTGAAGTATGCATCCATTCGTGCAGAGCCTGATTTTAG cgTATTAGGTAAGCGACTAGGAAAAGCTATGGGAGCTGTTGCCAAGGAAATCAAAGCCATGTCTCAGGAAGATATCTTAGCTCTTACGAAAGCTGGAGAGGTGACTATTGCTACACACTGTTTGAAGCTGACTGAAATTAAG CTTGTGCGGGAATTTAAACATCCTGATGGCATGACAGATAAAGAGATGGATGCATCTGGAGATG GTGATGTTTTGGTGGTTTTGGATATACGTCCTGATGAGTCATTGTTTGAAGCTGGTGTTGCACGTGAG GTGGTTAATAGAATTCAAAAATCACGAAAGAAAGCTGGCCTTGAGCCGACAGATATGGTGGAGGTCTACTTTGAGTCATTGGATGAAGACAAGTCAGTCATCCAGCAAGTTTTAAACTCACAG GAAAACTACATTAAGGATGCAATTGGATCTCCATTGCTTTCCTCTGACATTATGCCGCTCCATGCA GTGGTGCTTAGCGAAGAGATTTTCCATGGCATCTATAACATGTCATTTAAAATAAGCTTGGTCAGACCAGCCCTTGTTTTCAAGGCAAATTCTATTCTCGCCTTATATTCAG GAAATTCTAAATTTGCACAAGGCCTGCAGATTTACCTTCTGTCAAGGGACCATTCCTGTTTGAAGTCGGAGTTTCAGCTTGGACGTGGCAAG
- the LOC107939671 gene encoding isoleucine--tRNA ligase, cytoplasmic isoform X2: MEEVCEGKDFSFPSQEEHILSYWSQIDAFKGQLARTQNLPEYIFYDGPPFATGLPHYGHILAGTIKDIVTRFQSMTGHHVTRRFGWDCHGLPVENEIDRKLGIKRRDQILEMGIDKYNEECRSIVTRYVEEWETIITRTGRWIDFKNDYKTMDLKFMESVWWVFAQLYQKGLIYKGFKVMPYSTGCKTPLSNFEAGENYKLVPDPEIMVAFPIVGDPDNAAFVAWTTTPWTLPSNLALCVNANFVYVKVRNKYSGKIYVVAESRLSELPTEKPKPNAANGPSGDSKKSKSKGSSGEKTKDSAADSFEVLEKFSGASLVGKKYEPLFNYFLEFSDAAFRVIADNYVTDDSGTGIVHCAPAFGEDDYRVCIGNQIINKGENLIVAVDDDGCFTGKITDFSGCYVKDADKDIIEALKAKGRLVKQGTFTHSYPFCWRSDTPLIYRAVPSWFVRVEQLKEQLLDNNKQTYWVPDYVKDKRFHNWLENARDWAISRSRFWGTPIPVWISEDGEEVIVMDSVEKLERLSGAKVFDLHRHNIDHITVPSSRGPEFGVLRRIDDVFDCWFESGSMPYAYIHYPFENVELFEKNFPGHFVAEGLDQTRGWFYTLMVLSTALFGKPAFRNLICNGLVLAEDGKKMSKRLKNYPSPMEVINDYGADALRLYLINSPVVRAETLRFKKDGVFGVVKDVFLPWYNAYRFLVQNAKRLEYEGSAPFVPIAVAVIQKSSNVLDQWINSATQSLVHFVREEMDAYRLYTVVPYLLKFLDNLTNIYVRFNRKRLKGRTGEEDCRMALSTLYNVLLTSCKVMAPFTPFFTEVLYQNMRKICDGAEESIHYCSFPQEEGKRGERIEESVARMMKIIDLARNIRERHNKPLKTPLREMVVVHPDEDFLGDIVGKLREDTLKYASIRAEPDFSVLGKRLGKAMGAVAKEIKAMSQEDILALTKAGEVTIATHCLKLTEIKLVREFKHPDGMTDKEMDASGDGDVLVVLDIRPDESLFEAGVAREVVNRIQKSRKKAGLEPTDMVEVYFESLDEDKSVIQQVLNSQENYIKDAIGSPLLSSDIMPLHAVVLSEEIFHGIYNMSFKISLVRPALVFKANSILALYSGNSKFAQGLQIYLLSRDHSCLKSEFQLGRGKIKVDCIENLPAVEVKLGEHVFLTVGDYYLTERKSH, translated from the exons ATGGAGGAGGTGTGCGAGGGAAAGGACTTCTCCTTCCCTTCCCAAGAGGAGCACATACTATCTTACTGGTCCCAAATAGATGCCTTCAAGGGTCAGCTGGCTCGCACCCAAAACTTGCCTGAATACATCTTTTATGACGGTCCACCCTTCGCCACCGGTCTCCCTCATTATGGCCACATCCTCGCTGGCACCATTAAAGATATTGTCACTCGCTTCCAGTCTATGACTGGACATCATGTCACCCGCCGTTTTGGTTGGGACTGCCATGGTCTCCCCGTAGAGAACGAAATCGACCGCAAGCTCGGAATTAAGCGCCGCGATCAAATTCTCGAGATGGGTATCGATAAGTACAATGAGGAATGCAGGAGTATAGTCACTAGGTATGTCGAGGAGTGGGAGACTATCATTACCAGGACTGGGCGTTGGATCGAtttcaaaaatgattataagaccATGGACTTGAAGTTTATGGAGTCCGTGTGGTGGGTTTTTGCCCAGCTTTACCAAAAGGGACTTATCTATAAAGGATTTAAG GTCATGCCTTATAGTACTGGGTGCAAGACCCCGTTATCTAATTTTGAAGCTGGTGAGAACTACAAG CTTGTGCCTGATCCTGAAATAATGGTGGCTTTCCCCATAGTTGGTGATCCAGATAACGCTGCTTTCGTGGCTTGGACAACAACACCATGGACCCTTCCTAGTAATCTTGCACTTTGTGTCAACGCAAATTTTGTCTATGTAAAG GTTCGCAATAAGTACTCTGGAAAAATCTATGTGGTTGCTGAGTCAAGGTTGTCTGAACTTCCAACTGAGAAACCAAAGCCAAATGCTGCTAATGGGCCTTCTGGTGATTCCAAGAAATCTAAGAGCAAAGGATCTTCTGGCGAAAAGACTAAAGATTCTGCGGCAGATTCCTTTgaagttttagaaaaattttctggGGCTTCACTAGTGGGGAAAAA GTATGAACCATTGTTCAACTACTTCTTGGAGTTCTCGGATGCCGCTTTTAGGGTGATTGCTGACAATTATGTGACAGATGACAGTGGTACTGGAATTGTACACTGTGCTCCTGCATTTGGTGAAGACGATTACCGAGTTTGCATTGGGAATCAAATAATCAATAAG GGTGAGAATCTGATTGTGgcagttgatgatgatggttgCTTTACTGGGAAAATTACTGATTTTAGTGGATGCTATGTTAAGGATGCTGATAAGGATATTATTGAAGCATTGAAG GCAAAAGGCAGGCTTGTTAAGCAGGGAACCTTTACACATTCTTATCCATTTTGTTGGAGATCTGATACTCCTCTTATTTATAGAGCTGTTCCAAGCTG GTTTGTGCGGGTGGAACAACTGAAAGAGCAATTATTAGATAACAACAAACAGACCTACTGGGTACCTGATTATGTGAAG GATAAACGTTTTCACAATTGGCTGGAAAATGCAAGAGACTGGGCTATTAGTCGAAGTAGATTTTGGGGCACTCCCATTCCTGTGTGGATTAGTGAAGATGGTGAGGAAGTAATAGTCATGGATTCTGTTGAAAAACTCGAAAGGCTTTCCGGTGCTAAG gTCTTTGATCTCCATCGGCACAATATTGATCATATCACTGTACCTTCTAGCCGTGGTCCAGAATTTGGTGTGCTACGACGTATAGATGAT GTATTTGATTGTTGGTTTGAGAGTGGATCAATGCCTTATGCTTACATCCATTATCCATTTGAGAATGTTGAactttttgagaaaaattttcccGGGCATTTTGTGGCTGAGGGATTAGATCAAACTCGTGGATG GTTTTACACTCTTATGGTGTTGTCAACTGCATTATTTGGGAAACCTGCATTTAGAAATCTCATTTGCAATGGGCTTGTGCTTGCTGAAGATGGAAAGAAGATGAGTAAAAGATTGAAAAATTATCCTTCACCCATGGAAGTCATTAATGACTATGGGGCT GATGCTTTACGATTGTACCTTATAAACTCCCCAGTTGTTCGGGCTGAGACCTTACGCTTTAAAAAAGATGGAGTCTTTGGTGTT GTCAAAGATGTCTTTCTCCCATGGTATAATGCGTATAGGTTCCTTGTTCAGAATGCTAAAAGACTCGAGTATGAGGGTTCTGCCCCATTTGTTCCTATTGCTGTCGCTGTTATTCAGAAGTCATCTAATGTGCTTGACCAATGGATAAACTCTGCAACTCAAAGTCTTGTTCATTTTGTTCGAGAGGAAATGGATGCATATCGACTTTATACG GTGGTGCCATATCTATTGAAGTTTCTTGACAACCTCACAAATATATATGTGAGATTCAACCGTAAGAGACTCAAAGGCCGTACTGGAGAGGAAGACTGCCGGATGGCACTCTCTACTCTTTATAAT GTGCTTCTGACTTCATGTAAGGTTATGGCCCCCTTTACACCATTCTTCACTGAGGTTCTTTATCAAAACATGCGAAAAATCTGTGATGGAGCAGAGGAAAGCATCCATTATTGTAGTTTCCCTCAAGAAGAAGGAAAG AGGGGGGAGCGAATTGAAGAAAGTGTGGCTAGAATGATGAAGATAATTGACCTTGCCCGCAACATTCGCGAGCGTCACAACAAGCCTCTCAAAACACCTCTGAG GGAGATGGTAGTTGTTCATCCGGATGAGGACTTTCTTGGTGACATAGTTGGCAAATTAAGAGAG GACACTTTGAAGTATGCATCCATTCGTGCAGAGCCTGATTTTAG cgTATTAGGTAAGCGACTAGGAAAAGCTATGGGAGCTGTTGCCAAGGAAATCAAAGCCATGTCTCAGGAAGATATCTTAGCTCTTACGAAAGCTGGAGAGGTGACTATTGCTACACACTGTTTGAAGCTGACTGAAATTAAG CTTGTGCGGGAATTTAAACATCCTGATGGCATGACAGATAAAGAGATGGATGCATCTGGAGATG GTGATGTTTTGGTGGTTTTGGATATACGTCCTGATGAGTCATTGTTTGAAGCTGGTGTTGCACGTGAG GTGGTTAATAGAATTCAAAAATCACGAAAGAAAGCTGGCCTTGAGCCGACAGATATGGTGGAGGTCTACTTTGAGTCATTGGATGAAGACAAGTCAGTCATCCAGCAAGTTTTAAACTCACAG GAAAACTACATTAAGGATGCAATTGGATCTCCATTGCTTTCCTCTGACATTATGCCGCTCCATGCA GTGGTGCTTAGCGAAGAGATTTTCCATGGCATCTATAACATGTCATTTAAAATAAGCTTGGTCAGACCAGCCCTTGTTTTCAAGGCAAATTCTATTCTCGCCTTATATTCAG GAAATTCTAAATTTGCACAAGGCCTGCAGATTTACCTTCTGTCAAGGGACCATTCCTGTTTGAAGTCGGAGTTTCAGCTTGGACGTGGCAAG